One Urocitellus parryii isolate mUroPar1 chromosome 8, mUroPar1.hap1, whole genome shotgun sequence DNA window includes the following coding sequences:
- the LOC113195552 gene encoding tubulin beta-2B chain codes for MREIVHIQAGQCGNQIGAKFWEVISDEHGIDPTGSYHGDSDLQLERINVYYNEATGNKYVPRAILVDLEPGTMDSVRSGPFGQIFRPDNFVFGQSGAGNNWAKGHYTEGAELVDSVLDVVRKESESCDCLQGFQLTHSLGGGTGSGMGTLLISKIREEYPDRIMNTFSVMPSPKVSDTVVEPYNATLSVHQLVENTDETYCIDNEALYDICFRTLKLTTPTYGDLNHLVSATMSGVTTCLRFPGQLNADLRKLAVNMVPFPRLHFFMPGFAPLTSRGSQQYRALTVPELTQQMFDSKNMMAACDPRHGRYLTVAAIFRGRMSMKEVDEQMLNVQNKNSSYFVEWIPNNVKTAVCDIPPRGLKMSATFIGNSTAIQELFKRISEQFTAMFRRKAFLHWYTGEGMDEMEFTEAESNMNDLVSEYQQYQDATADEQGEFEEEEGEDEA; via the exons ATGCGGGAGATCGTGCACATCCAGGCCGGCCAGTGCGGCAACCAGATCGGCGCCAAG TTTTGGGAGGTCATCAGTGATGAACATGGTATCGACCCCACTGGCAGTTACCATGGAGATAGTGATTTGCAGCTGGAAAGAATCAATGTGTACTACAATGAAGCCACTG GTAACAAATATGTGCCGCGTGCCATCCTGGTGGACCTGGAGCCTGGCACAATGGATTCGGTCAGGTCTGGACCATTCGGCCAAATTTTCAGGCCAGACAACTTCGTTTTTG GCCAAAGCGGTGCAGGAAATAACTGGGCAAAGGGCCACTACACAGAGGGAGCCGAGCTGGTGGACTCGGTCCTGGACGTGGTCAGGAAGGAGTCAGAAAGCTGTGACTGTCTCCAGGGCTTCCAGCTGACCCACTCTCTGGGGGGAGGCACCGGCTCAGGCATGGGCACCCTGCTCATCAGCAAGATCCGTGAGGAGTACCCAGACCGCATCATGAACACCTTCAGCGTCATGCCCTCGCCCAAAGTGTCAGACACAGTGGTAGAGCCCTACAACGCCACCCTCTCTGTCCACCAGCTGGTGGAGAACACAGATGAAACCTACTGCATCGACAACGAGGCCCTGTATGACATCTGCTTCCGCACCCTGAAGCTGACCACGCCCACATATGGAGACCTCAACCACCTGGTGTCAGCCACCATGAGCGGGGTCACCACGTGCCTGCGCTTCCCTGGCCAGCTGAACGCAGACCTGCGCAAGCTGGCAGTGAACATGGTGCCCTTCCCCCGCCTGCACTTCTTCATGCCAGGTTTCGCACCCCTGACCAGCAGGGGCAGCCAGCAGTACCGCGCCCTGACGGTGCCCGAGCTCACCCAGCAGATGTTCGACTCCAAGAACATGATGGCCGCCTGTGACCCGCGCCACGGCCGCTACCTGACCGTGGCTGCCATCTTCCGAGGCCGCATGTCCATGAAGGAGGTGGACGAGCAGATGCTCAACGTGCAGAACAAGAACAGCAGCTACTTCGTGGAGTGGATCCCCAACAACGTGAAGACGGCCGTGTGCGACATCCCGCCGCGGGGCCTCAAGATGTCCGCCACCTTCATCGGCAACAGCACGGCCATCCAGGAGCTGTTCAAGCGCATCTCAGAGCAGTTCACGGCCATGTTCCGGCGCAAGGCTTTCCTGCACTGGTACACGGGCGAGGGCATGGACGAGATGGAGTTCACCGAGGCCGAGAGCAACATGAATGACCTGGTGTCCGAGTACCAGCAGTACCAGGACGCCACTGCTGACGAACAGGGGGAGTTCGAGGAGGAGGAGGGCGAGGACGAGGCTTAA